Proteins from a single region of Amycolatopsis sp. CA-230715:
- a CDS encoding peptidoglycan recognition protein family protein: protein MATESGFDRRALLKGSLTVTAVSALGVLGTTTARAASAKAPAPEIFSTADWGARPATGTIVVENHKPTYIVVHHTVDPGNNEDYTKEHAFQISRDIQNFHMNTRGWIDTGQQFTNSRGGFVTEGRHRSLEILRGGTQHVQGANVGNHNSEVIGIENEGLYSTVDVPKALWDSLVKLVAYIASQYGITPEFIKGHRDFNSTECPGQILYNRLPELRTAVGAALGLAVRQVAEWPLLKPGETGQKVLVAQHLLRDQGVRNVPTDGIFGASTRNAVAELAKAKGITPHLCYGNAHTDETGFLGADIWPLLTQPVQPGAGTEAARAAGVLTDATRTRPQVLSTQTWKELLSEL from the coding sequence ATGGCCACGGAATCCGGCTTCGACCGTCGCGCCCTGTTGAAAGGCAGTCTCACCGTGACTGCCGTGAGTGCCTTGGGGGTGCTGGGCACGACGACCGCGAGAGCCGCAAGCGCGAAAGCGCCCGCGCCGGAGATCTTCAGCACCGCGGACTGGGGTGCCCGGCCTGCCACCGGAACGATCGTCGTCGAGAACCACAAGCCGACCTACATCGTCGTGCACCACACCGTCGACCCTGGCAACAACGAGGACTACACGAAGGAACACGCCTTCCAGATCTCCCGCGACATCCAGAACTTCCACATGAACACGCGGGGCTGGATCGACACCGGCCAGCAGTTCACGAACAGCCGAGGCGGGTTCGTCACCGAAGGCAGGCACCGCAGCCTCGAAATCCTGCGTGGGGGCACTCAGCACGTGCAGGGCGCGAACGTCGGCAACCACAACAGTGAAGTCATCGGCATCGAGAACGAAGGCCTCTACAGCACGGTCGACGTGCCGAAGGCGCTCTGGGACTCACTGGTCAAACTGGTCGCCTACATCGCCAGCCAGTACGGCATCACCCCCGAGTTCATCAAGGGCCACCGCGATTTCAACTCGACGGAATGCCCTGGGCAGATTCTGTACAACCGGTTGCCCGAACTGCGTACCGCGGTCGGCGCCGCGCTCGGACTGGCGGTCAGGCAGGTCGCCGAATGGCCCTTGCTCAAGCCAGGTGAGACGGGTCAGAAAGTCCTTGTGGCCCAACACCTTCTGCGCGACCAGGGTGTGCGAAACGTGCCCACCGATGGGATCTTCGGAGCCTCCACGCGAAACGCGGTCGCAGAGCTGGCCAAGGCGAAGGGCATCACCCCGCACCTCTGCTACGGCAATGCCCATACCGATGAAACCGGTTTTCTCGGAGCCGACATCTGGCCTCTGCTGACCCAACCGGTCCAGCCAGGTGCCGGGACCGAGGCCGCCCGCGCGGCCGGAGTCCTGACCGACGCCACCCGTACCAGGCCACAGGTTCTGTCGACTCAGACATGGAAGGAGCTGCTCTCCGAGCTCTGA
- a CDS encoding A/G-specific adenine glycosylase, whose protein sequence is MVVHSRSSIDPDVLVDWFGTVGRDLPWREPDRTAWGVLVSEIMLQQTPVARVLPIWLEWMDRWPTPSALAAATQGEVVRAWGKLGYPRRALRLHEAASAIASEHDDVVPAEVDTLLALPGIGAYTARAVAAFAYGKRAPVVDTNVRRVVARAVHGAGDAGPPSTKRDMADVEALLPDEDARAARFSAALMELGALVCTARSPRCADCPLHADCAWQHAGRPAYAGPAKQVQRFAGTDRQVRGLLLDVLRGAEGPVSKSKLDVVWHEAGQRDRCLDSLLVDGLVEQTTEGLFALPGEH, encoded by the coding sequence ATGGTCGTGCACAGTCGTTCTTCGATCGATCCCGATGTCCTCGTCGACTGGTTCGGCACGGTTGGACGCGATCTGCCGTGGCGCGAACCGGACCGCACCGCGTGGGGAGTGCTGGTCAGCGAGATCATGCTGCAGCAAACTCCCGTGGCTCGCGTCCTGCCGATCTGGCTGGAATGGATGGACCGCTGGCCAACGCCGTCCGCGCTGGCCGCTGCCACTCAGGGTGAGGTGGTGCGGGCCTGGGGCAAGCTCGGCTACCCACGTCGCGCCCTGCGCCTGCACGAAGCGGCGTCCGCCATCGCGAGCGAGCATGACGACGTTGTGCCCGCTGAAGTCGACACCCTGCTCGCGCTGCCCGGTATCGGTGCTTACACCGCTCGCGCGGTCGCGGCGTTCGCCTACGGCAAGCGAGCACCGGTCGTCGACACGAACGTTCGACGTGTCGTCGCTCGCGCCGTGCACGGCGCTGGGGACGCCGGCCCTCCATCGACGAAACGCGACATGGCCGACGTGGAAGCCCTGCTTCCTGACGAAGATGCCCGCGCGGCACGGTTTTCCGCGGCTTTGATGGAACTGGGCGCGCTGGTTTGCACGGCGAGGTCACCGCGCTGCGCCGACTGCCCGCTGCACGCCGACTGCGCGTGGCAGCACGCCGGACGCCCCGCGTACGCGGGTCCCGCGAAACAGGTTCAGCGATTCGCGGGCACGGACCGTCAGGTGCGCGGGCTGCTGCTGGACGTGTTGCGTGGAGCCGAAGGCCCGGTGTCCAAGAGCAAGCTCGACGTCGTCTGGCACGAAGCGGGCCAACGCGATCGCTGCCTCGACTCGTTGCTCGTCGACGGCCTGGTCGAGCAAACGACCGAGGGCCTGTTCGCACTACCCGGCGAACACTAG
- a CDS encoding beta-class carbonic anhydrase has product MTTSIDLLLARNAEFGNVVPGDRSSPEPSLRVAILTCMDARVRVFEIFGLIQGESHVLRNAGGVVTDDMIRSLALSQRKLGTREVLIVQHTNCGLSLVTEDDFKDELEAATGLRPTWSVEAFKKVEDSVRRSVERVKRSDFLPHRDVVRGFVYDVRSGALNEVA; this is encoded by the coding sequence ATGACCACATCGATCGACCTGTTGCTCGCCCGCAACGCGGAATTCGGCAACGTGGTGCCCGGTGACCGCTCCTCACCGGAGCCGTCGCTTCGCGTGGCGATCCTGACCTGCATGGACGCGCGGGTACGGGTGTTCGAGATCTTCGGGCTCATCCAAGGGGAGTCTCACGTGCTCCGGAACGCGGGCGGGGTGGTCACCGACGACATGATCCGATCGCTCGCGCTCAGCCAGCGCAAGCTCGGCACCCGGGAGGTGCTGATCGTCCAGCACACCAACTGCGGCCTCTCCCTGGTGACGGAAGACGATTTCAAAGACGAGCTCGAAGCGGCGACCGGACTCCGGCCGACCTGGTCGGTCGAGGCGTTCAAGAAGGTCGAGGACAGCGTCCGCCGGTCGGTCGAGCGCGTGAAGCGAAGCGACTTCCTCCCGCACCGCGACGTAGTCCGCGGATTCGTCTACGACGTGCGCTCCGGCGCACTCAACGAGGTGGCGTAA
- a CDS encoding LacI family DNA-binding transcriptional regulator: protein MGRPLRARRQATLASLAAELGVSRTTVSNAYNRPDQLSPELRRRVLETARRLGYPGPDPVARSLRTRKAGAVGLLLTENLSYAFRDPAAVGVLEGLALACEDAGVGLHLVPASPGREDVAAVHRAGVDGFVVYSVPDDDPHLAAVLQRPVPTVIVDQPRIEGIDRVGPDDAAATTEIAQHIVSLGHRQVGVLCMRLARERNDDFVPPERQSSAHFHVQRIRLEALATAFSAAGVDWSTVPVVERFDHTVDDGASAARQLLDAHPQVTALVCTSDILALGAMAEASRRGLRVPADLTVTGFDGIAEAERAGLTTVHQPVLEKGKAAGKLLLGSADRLTPKIITLKTELRVGSTSGPPRTIEQPWFGP, encoded by the coding sequence ATGGGTCGGCCTTTACGCGCACGGCGGCAAGCGACGCTCGCGTCACTCGCCGCTGAGCTGGGGGTGTCCAGGACCACGGTGTCCAATGCCTACAACCGGCCGGACCAGCTCTCCCCCGAGCTCCGGCGGCGAGTACTGGAGACCGCGAGGCGGCTCGGGTACCCGGGGCCGGACCCGGTGGCGAGATCGCTGCGCACGCGCAAAGCCGGCGCGGTCGGCCTGCTGCTCACCGAGAACCTCTCCTACGCGTTCCGCGACCCGGCGGCCGTCGGGGTGCTCGAAGGGCTCGCGCTCGCGTGCGAGGACGCGGGCGTCGGGCTGCACCTCGTACCCGCCAGCCCCGGCCGCGAGGACGTGGCCGCCGTGCACCGGGCCGGTGTCGACGGTTTCGTGGTCTACTCGGTGCCGGACGACGATCCGCATTTAGCGGCCGTATTGCAGCGGCCCGTGCCGACCGTGATCGTCGACCAGCCCCGCATCGAAGGCATCGACCGCGTCGGCCCCGATGACGCCGCGGCCACGACCGAGATCGCCCAGCACATCGTCTCTCTCGGCCATCGGCAGGTCGGCGTGCTGTGCATGCGGCTCGCCCGCGAACGCAACGACGACTTCGTGCCCCCCGAGCGACAGAGCTCGGCACACTTCCACGTCCAGCGCATCCGCCTCGAAGCACTGGCCACCGCCTTCTCGGCGGCGGGAGTCGACTGGTCGACCGTGCCGGTGGTCGAGCGGTTCGACCACACCGTCGACGACGGCGCGTCCGCCGCGCGGCAGCTGCTCGACGCGCACCCGCAGGTCACCGCTCTGGTCTGCACCTCGGACATCCTGGCGCTGGGCGCGATGGCCGAGGCCAGCCGCCGTGGCCTGCGGGTGCCCGCCGACCTCACCGTCACCGGCTTCGACGGCATCGCCGAGGCCGAGCGGGCCGGGCTGACGACCGTCCACCAACCCGTGCTCGAGAAGGGCAAGGCCGCGGGGAAGCTCCTGCTCGGCTCGGCGGACCGGCTGACCCCGAAGATCATCACCTTGAAGACGGAGCTGCGCGTGGGCAGCACGTCGGGGCCGCCGCGCACGATCGAACAGCCCTGGTTCGGCCCCTGA
- a CDS encoding metal ABC transporter solute-binding protein, Zn/Mn family, protein MSSRRSPRLLTAIKSATVLAALALGVAACGSGGTDGAATGQTGGKIKIAASTNVWGSVAAAVGGDKVEVTSIINKPDADPHSYETTPQDALAVQDAKLLLSNGGGYDDFFAKLSDQAKDARKLVAYDIGKTGDENEHVWYSLPTVDKVADSIASRLGELDSASKQAFADNAKAFKAKVDEVEKKAEQVGTAHPGSQVIATEPVAHYLLDAAKVTDATPKEFSEAVEQETDVPAATIEQVKQLVSGKKVKAVVNNAQTTTPVTEQVIGAAKAAGVAVVDVTETLPAGVTDYIAWMTSELDKLAGALNS, encoded by the coding sequence ATGAGTTCCCGTCGCAGTCCCCGCCTGCTCACCGCCATCAAGAGCGCGACGGTCCTCGCCGCGCTCGCGCTCGGTGTCGCGGCTTGCGGTTCAGGTGGTACCGACGGCGCGGCCACGGGTCAGACGGGCGGCAAGATCAAGATCGCGGCGTCCACGAACGTGTGGGGCAGCGTCGCGGCCGCGGTCGGCGGCGACAAGGTCGAGGTCACCTCGATCATCAACAAGCCCGATGCCGACCCGCATTCCTACGAGACCACACCGCAGGACGCGCTCGCCGTGCAGGACGCCAAGCTGCTGCTGTCCAACGGCGGTGGCTACGACGACTTCTTCGCGAAGCTGAGCGATCAGGCCAAGGACGCGCGCAAGCTCGTCGCCTACGACATCGGCAAGACCGGCGACGAGAACGAGCACGTCTGGTACAGCCTGCCCACCGTGGACAAGGTCGCCGACTCGATCGCCAGCCGGCTCGGCGAGCTGGACTCGGCCTCGAAGCAGGCCTTCGCCGACAACGCGAAGGCGTTCAAGGCGAAGGTCGACGAAGTCGAGAAGAAGGCGGAGCAGGTCGGCACCGCCCACCCGGGGAGCCAGGTCATCGCCACCGAACCCGTGGCGCACTACCTCTTGGACGCGGCGAAGGTCACCGACGCCACGCCGAAGGAGTTCTCCGAGGCGGTCGAGCAGGAGACCGACGTGCCCGCGGCCACCATCGAACAGGTCAAGCAGCTCGTCTCGGGCAAGAAGGTCAAGGCCGTGGTCAACAACGCCCAGACCACGACGCCGGTCACGGAACAGGTCATCGGCGCGGCCAAGGCGGCCGGTGTGGCGGTGGTCGACGTGACCGAAACGCTCCCGGCGGGCGTGACGGACTACATTGCCTGGATGACCTCCGAACTCGACAAGCTGGCGGGAGCGCTGAACTCCTGA
- a CDS encoding metal ABC transporter ATP-binding protein, whose translation MAVSPVEIRAGVLAFGNRTLWSGLDLDVEPGEFLAVLGPNGSGKTSLLKVLLGLQRLSGGSVRIVGRAPGSANARIGYIPQQRAVQDGLMLRGVDLVGLGLDGHRWGTGLFGIRERRRRVAEAIEAVGAGAYANAPVGRLSGGEQQRLRVAQALVGEPEALFCDEPLLSLDIAHQRAVSELIDRRRREAGTAVLFVTHELNPVLSYVDRVLYLVNGQFRIGTPDEVMNSKTLSELYRAKVEVLRIGGQIHIAGTQSAVCEDEPHHLDDHEHERV comes from the coding sequence ATGGCCGTTTCCCCCGTCGAGATCCGCGCCGGGGTGCTTGCCTTCGGCAACCGCACGCTGTGGTCCGGGCTCGACCTGGACGTCGAGCCCGGTGAATTCCTCGCCGTCCTCGGCCCGAACGGATCGGGCAAGACCAGCCTGCTGAAGGTGCTCCTCGGTCTTCAGCGGCTTTCCGGCGGCTCGGTGCGGATCGTCGGCAGGGCGCCGGGCTCGGCTAACGCCCGCATCGGCTACATCCCGCAGCAGCGGGCCGTGCAGGACGGGCTGATGCTGCGCGGGGTCGACCTGGTCGGCCTCGGTTTGGACGGGCATCGCTGGGGGACCGGACTCTTCGGGATCCGCGAGCGCAGGCGCCGCGTCGCCGAGGCGATCGAAGCGGTCGGCGCCGGCGCTTACGCAAACGCGCCGGTGGGCAGGCTTTCCGGTGGTGAACAGCAACGCCTGCGCGTGGCGCAGGCGTTGGTGGGCGAGCCGGAAGCGCTCTTCTGCGACGAGCCGCTGCTGTCGCTCGACATCGCGCACCAGCGAGCGGTGAGCGAACTGATCGACCGGCGACGCCGTGAGGCCGGGACGGCCGTCCTCTTCGTCACGCACGAGCTCAACCCAGTTCTGTCCTATGTGGACAGGGTGCTCTATCTGGTCAACGGTCAGTTCCGGATCGGGACGCCCGACGAGGTGATGAACTCGAAGACCCTTTCGGAGCTGTACCGGGCCAAGGTGGAGGTGCTGCGGATCGGTGGTCAGATCCACATCGCGGGGACGCAGAGCGCCGTCTGCGAGGACGAGCCGCACCACCTCGACGACCACGAGCACGAGCGCGTGTAG
- a CDS encoding metal ABC transporter permease translates to MFDFALTGKLLGFDFVQTALLAAGVLGLVAGLLGPLIVARRMSFAVHGTAELAFTGAAGALLVGVTVGYGALAGAVIAALLLGVLGGRESDRDSVIGVILSFGLGVGVLLLTFYDGRTANKFGLLIGQIVAIDPGDLTVLIIASVVVIVALALIYRPLLFASVDPAVAVARGVPTRLLTLVFAVLVGIATALGVQIVGSLLVVALMVTPAAAAARVTASPWKATVLAVVFAEVAALGGIVLSLAPGKPVSAFVTAISFAIYVVCRLIAFARERGRKVSAADAAPVPS, encoded by the coding sequence GTGTTCGACTTCGCGCTCACCGGGAAGCTACTCGGGTTCGACTTCGTCCAGACCGCGCTGCTCGCCGCGGGCGTGCTCGGTCTGGTGGCGGGTTTGCTCGGCCCTCTGATCGTGGCGCGCCGCATGTCCTTCGCCGTGCACGGGACCGCCGAACTCGCCTTCACCGGAGCCGCCGGTGCCTTGCTCGTCGGCGTCACGGTCGGCTACGGCGCACTCGCCGGCGCTGTGATCGCCGCGCTGCTTCTCGGTGTCCTCGGCGGGCGGGAGTCCGACCGTGATTCCGTGATCGGCGTGATCCTGTCGTTCGGCCTCGGTGTGGGCGTGCTGCTCCTGACGTTCTACGACGGACGGACGGCGAACAAGTTCGGCCTGCTCATCGGGCAGATCGTCGCGATCGACCCCGGCGACCTCACCGTGCTCATCATCGCTTCGGTCGTGGTGATCGTGGCGCTCGCGCTCATCTACCGCCCGCTGCTGTTCGCGAGCGTCGATCCGGCGGTGGCGGTCGCCCGCGGTGTGCCGACGCGGCTGCTCACCCTGGTGTTCGCCGTGCTGGTGGGGATCGCGACCGCGCTCGGCGTGCAGATCGTGGGCTCACTGCTGGTGGTGGCGCTGATGGTCACTCCCGCTGCCGCCGCCGCGAGGGTGACCGCGAGCCCGTGGAAGGCGACCGTGCTCGCGGTCGTGTTCGCCGAAGTGGCGGCGCTGGGGGGCATCGTCCTGTCGCTGGCGCCGGGGAAGCCCGTGAGCGCGTTCGTCACGGCGATCTCGTTCGCGATTTACGTAGTTTGCAGGCTTATCGCGTTCGCGCGGGAGCGGGGCCGGAAGGTCAGCGCAGCGGATGCTGCGCCAGTGCCGTCTTGA
- a CDS encoding alginate O-acetyltransferase AlgX-related protein: protein MATDPQQLPAVHEAWLPREHALHRPRHGGRQLTALICALVFFATPTLLWVFGVRPGEIENHRLSGFPSLAAGWGFFTGLPGWGTDQLAFRTGAIELADGISRGLFGESAPRDQGSGPAAGPLPGSPPPVGGTNQHPADAGSTDSEAGSRQVIEGNDGWLYFGADADLKCEPTRPLTETLNRMNTLRQAVEASGRKFVFVVAPDKSTMVPQHLPSSYPHKTCAQAASDPQWRQFASQGKALDMRPDLRAAEQRVGRPVYSPNDTHWSDEGAIEMTRAVAESLKPGVSAPWVATPTRQYTVGADLPPLLGRKDTKTNTEYALSPDGSIDRVGDPIKDFNVPTYRQGPALPQTINQRTLFFGDSFTYNSAHYLCAGFSDLRLLTSYTRPGDIDVALNEMVKSEVIVVEAVERTVSGGSLPFLEDSYLNAVKTALAQHPLR, encoded by the coding sequence GTGGCCACCGACCCCCAGCAGCTGCCAGCCGTGCACGAGGCGTGGCTCCCGCGCGAGCACGCGCTGCACCGCCCCCGGCACGGTGGCCGCCAGCTCACCGCCCTGATCTGCGCGCTCGTATTCTTCGCGACGCCGACACTGCTGTGGGTGTTCGGAGTGCGCCCAGGTGAAATCGAGAACCATCGCCTCTCCGGGTTCCCCAGCCTCGCCGCGGGGTGGGGGTTCTTCACCGGTCTTCCCGGCTGGGGCACCGATCAACTGGCTTTCCGGACGGGCGCCATCGAACTCGCCGACGGAATCAGCCGCGGGCTGTTCGGGGAGTCGGCGCCACGGGACCAGGGCAGCGGCCCCGCCGCCGGTCCGCTTCCCGGCAGTCCGCCGCCGGTCGGCGGCACGAACCAGCACCCCGCCGACGCGGGCAGCACCGACAGCGAAGCGGGTTCTCGCCAGGTCATCGAAGGCAACGACGGCTGGCTGTACTTCGGCGCGGACGCCGACCTGAAATGCGAGCCGACCAGGCCGCTCACCGAGACCCTGAACCGGATGAACACCCTGCGCCAAGCCGTCGAGGCGTCCGGCAGGAAGTTCGTGTTCGTGGTCGCGCCCGACAAGTCGACGATGGTGCCGCAGCATCTTCCGTCGAGCTATCCGCACAAGACGTGCGCGCAGGCCGCGTCCGATCCTCAGTGGAGGCAGTTCGCCAGCCAGGGCAAAGCGCTCGACATGCGCCCGGACCTGCGCGCCGCGGAACAGCGCGTCGGGCGCCCGGTCTACTCACCGAACGACACGCACTGGTCGGACGAAGGTGCGATCGAGATGACCCGCGCCGTCGCGGAGTCGCTGAAACCCGGGGTCAGCGCGCCGTGGGTCGCCACGCCGACGCGCCAGTACACGGTCGGCGCCGATCTGCCGCCGCTGCTCGGCCGCAAGGACACGAAGACGAACACGGAGTACGCGCTGAGCCCCGACGGCTCCATCGACCGGGTCGGCGATCCGATCAAGGACTTCAACGTGCCGACCTACCGGCAGGGACCCGCGCTGCCGCAGACGATCAACCAGCGGACCCTGTTCTTCGGCGACTCGTTCACCTACAACTCGGCGCACTACCTCTGCGCCGGGTTCTCCGATCTGCGGCTCCTGACGTCCTACACCAGGCCGGGCGACATCGACGTCGCGCTCAACGAGATGGTGAAGTCCGAAGTCATCGTCGTGGAAGCGGTCGAACGCACGGTCTCGGGCGGCTCGCTGCCGTTCCTGGAGGACTCCTACCTCAACGCGGTCAAGACGGCACTGGCGCAGCATCCGCTGCGCTGA
- a CDS encoding DUF445 domain-containing protein, whose protein sequence is MQTVLEDLAQHWPLYAAIPFIAALIGYATKRVAIEMMFRPLEFVGVKPFLGWQGVVPKHGGRMAAVATDLLTSNLIDLKEIFSRIDPDRITREIEQPLLRAVDDIARDVLQEYHPRLWEMLPTMAQDLIVKQVQAATPGLVRDLMNEIRDNLDEVLDVKQMTVQNLTGDKALLVRLIRDTSRPEMAFIARAGIYFGFALGIVQAVVWALTKEPLVLPIFGGCIGLFTDWLAIKMIFVPREPIRVLHRFTLQGKFQRRRAEVARQYGEIIATDVLTVPNLIDSILRGPRSDRLLAMVQRTVAKVVDEQTSLAKPVVAATVGGERLREIKHAAAEEAVRRLPDTMRHAEGYLTGAMDIANMVEERMLALTPVEYEGLLRPAFRQDEWKLIAVGGVIGFLVGELQVLLMLH, encoded by the coding sequence ATGCAGACCGTGCTCGAGGACCTCGCCCAGCACTGGCCGCTGTACGCCGCGATCCCGTTCATCGCCGCGCTGATCGGGTACGCGACCAAACGGGTCGCGATCGAGATGATGTTCCGGCCGCTCGAATTCGTCGGGGTGAAGCCGTTCCTCGGCTGGCAGGGCGTGGTGCCCAAGCACGGCGGCCGGATGGCCGCGGTCGCCACCGACCTCCTCACCTCGAACCTGATCGACCTCAAGGAGATCTTCTCCAGGATCGACCCCGACCGGATCACCCGCGAGATCGAGCAGCCGCTGCTGCGCGCCGTCGACGACATCGCGCGGGACGTTCTGCAGGAGTACCACCCGCGGCTGTGGGAAATGCTGCCTACGATGGCGCAGGACCTGATCGTCAAGCAGGTCCAGGCGGCCACCCCCGGGCTCGTGCGCGACCTGATGAACGAGATCAGGGACAACCTCGACGAAGTCCTCGACGTCAAGCAGATGACCGTGCAGAACCTGACCGGCGACAAGGCTCTGCTGGTCCGGCTGATCCGCGACACCTCACGCCCGGAGATGGCGTTCATCGCGCGCGCGGGGATCTACTTCGGGTTCGCGCTCGGCATCGTGCAGGCCGTCGTGTGGGCGCTCACCAAGGAACCGCTGGTGCTGCCGATCTTCGGCGGGTGCATCGGCCTGTTCACCGACTGGCTCGCGATCAAGATGATCTTCGTGCCGCGCGAGCCGATCCGCGTGCTGCACCGGTTCACCCTGCAGGGCAAGTTCCAGCGGCGCCGTGCCGAGGTCGCGCGGCAGTACGGCGAGATCATCGCCACCGACGTGCTCACCGTCCCCAACCTGATCGACTCGATCCTGCGGGGCCCGCGGTCGGACCGGCTGCTCGCGATGGTCCAGCGAACCGTGGCGAAGGTCGTCGACGAACAGACCAGCCTCGCGAAACCCGTCGTCGCCGCGACCGTCGGCGGGGAGCGGCTCCGGGAGATCAAGCACGCCGCCGCGGAAGAAGCCGTCCGGCGGCTGCCCGACACCATGCGGCACGCCGAGGGCTACCTCACCGGCGCCATGGACATCGCCAACATGGTCGAAGAACGCATGCTCGCGCTGACTCCCGTCGAGTACGAAGGCCTGCTGCGGCCCGCCTTCCGCCAGGACGAATGGAAACTGATCGCCGTGGGCGGCGTGATCGGCTTCCTTGTCGGCGAACTGCAGGTCCTCCTCATGCTCCACTGA
- a CDS encoding DUF445 domain-containing protein — MQGLIADLAAHWQVYATMPVIAALIGYVTKRVAIEMMFQPVEFVGIKPFLGWQGVLPANAERMATTATDMLTTNLVDPKEIFSRLDPEQLAKEIEAPLLRVVEDVTREVMEQYQPRLWEVLPNGAQQLLLKRVQAEAPRAIAKIMRDIADNIDDVLDLKHMVITNLVRDKALLNRLIRDISRPEMRFIARSGIVFGFYLGCVQLLVWALTKSPIVLPLFGIGIGWFTDWLALKMIFLPREPRQFFGFYTWQGVFQKRRNQVAADYGDMIAREIITIPNLLEEVLRGPKSDRLFQMITREVQRTIDAQASIVKPFVAVAVGSRKFQEMKQAAAKKAAERVPETIRHAEGYAINALDVRNTIVDRMRKLTPLEFEQLLRPAFRQDEWKLIAVGAVIGGLVGELQVLLLLH, encoded by the coding sequence GTGCAGGGTCTGATCGCGGATCTTGCCGCGCACTGGCAGGTGTACGCGACCATGCCGGTCATCGCCGCCCTGATCGGGTACGTCACCAAGCGCGTCGCGATCGAAATGATGTTCCAGCCGGTGGAGTTCGTCGGCATCAAGCCCTTCCTCGGCTGGCAGGGCGTTCTGCCCGCGAACGCCGAGCGGATGGCCACCACCGCGACCGACATGCTGACGACCAACCTGGTCGATCCGAAGGAAATCTTCTCGCGGCTCGACCCGGAGCAGCTCGCGAAAGAGATCGAAGCGCCGCTGCTGCGCGTCGTCGAGGACGTCACCCGTGAGGTGATGGAGCAGTACCAGCCCAGACTGTGGGAAGTGCTGCCGAACGGCGCCCAGCAGCTGCTGCTCAAGCGCGTGCAGGCCGAGGCGCCGAGAGCGATCGCGAAGATCATGCGCGACATCGCCGACAACATCGACGACGTACTCGACCTCAAGCACATGGTCATCACGAACCTGGTGCGGGACAAGGCACTGCTCAACCGGCTCATCCGGGACATCTCCCGGCCGGAGATGCGGTTCATCGCCAGGTCCGGGATCGTGTTCGGCTTCTACCTCGGTTGCGTGCAGCTGCTCGTGTGGGCGCTGACGAAGTCGCCCATCGTGCTCCCGCTCTTCGGGATCGGGATCGGCTGGTTCACCGACTGGCTCGCCCTGAAAATGATCTTCCTGCCGCGTGAGCCGCGCCAGTTCTTCGGCTTCTACACCTGGCAGGGCGTGTTCCAGAAGCGCAGGAACCAGGTGGCCGCGGATTACGGCGACATGATCGCGCGCGAGATCATCACGATCCCGAACCTGCTCGAAGAAGTGTTGCGCGGCCCCAAATCCGACCGGCTGTTCCAGATGATCACCCGCGAGGTCCAGCGCACCATCGACGCGCAGGCCAGCATCGTGAAACCGTTCGTGGCCGTGGCGGTCGGCTCCCGGAAGTTCCAGGAGATGAAGCAGGCGGCGGCGAAGAAGGCGGCCGAACGGGTCCCCGAGACGATCCGGCACGCCGAGGGGTACGCGATCAACGCGCTCGATGTCCGGAACACCATCGTGGACCGGATGCGCAAGCTCACCCCGCTCGAGTTCGAACAGCTGCTCCGGCCCGCGTTCCGGCAGGACGAATGGAAGCTCATCGCGGTCGGCGCGGTCATCGGCGGTCTCGTCGGTGAGCTACAGGTACTCCTCCTGCTGCACTGA
- a CDS encoding GNAT family N-acetyltransferase, with translation MSTEFRRASPADHPKISEAIQTWWRDSRTPEQARELSLMIPKVFLEHFSSTSTIVTDGNGLAGFLVGFLSQDHADAAYIHFVGVRPDLRGHGLARKLYEDFFDTVRAADRTVVRAVTSPRNTNSIAFHRHLGFEVRDPEEGDIEQLARMARTLG, from the coding sequence ATGAGCACGGAGTTTCGCCGGGCCTCACCGGCCGACCACCCGAAGATCTCCGAAGCCATCCAGACGTGGTGGCGCGACTCCCGCACCCCCGAGCAGGCACGTGAGCTGTCGCTGATGATCCCGAAGGTGTTCCTCGAACACTTTTCGAGCACCAGCACGATCGTGACCGACGGCAACGGGCTCGCCGGGTTCCTGGTCGGTTTCCTTTCCCAGGACCACGCGGACGCGGCCTACATCCACTTCGTCGGTGTGCGCCCCGACCTCCGCGGCCACGGGCTCGCCCGCAAACTCTACGAGGACTTCTTCGACACCGTCCGCGCCGCCGATCGGACCGTGGTGCGAGCCGTCACGTCCCCGCGCAACACCAACTCGATCGCCTTCCACCGCCATCTCGGCTTCGAGGTGCGCGATCCCGAGGAGGGTGACATCGAACAACTTGCCCGCATGGCGCGCACGCTGGGCTGA